The following proteins come from a genomic window of Polaribacter dokdonensis:
- a CDS encoding acetyltransferase, with amino-acid sequence MCQVVLDKEIVLVGYSGHGYVVAEAAMSCNMNIKYYSDINKSNNNPYKLKYLGFEKSPSFKGWNKMFSFALGLGDNKLRIDCFNFIKLKGFEIINVKHESASVSNDVCLGTGNFISRNASINSLAVIKDCCIINTGAIIEHECIINKGAHIGPGAVLAGNVEVGVGSFVGGNAFIKQGVKIGRNTIVGAGSVVLKDVPDNVVVYGNPVK; translated from the coding sequence ATGTGCCAAGTAGTGTTAGATAAAGAAATAGTGTTGGTTGGATATTCAGGGCATGGTTATGTAGTAGCAGAAGCTGCTATGTCATGTAATATGAATATAAAATATTATTCTGACATAAATAAATCAAACAATAATCCTTATAAGCTTAAATATCTAGGGTTCGAAAAATCTCCTTCTTTTAAAGGTTGGAATAAAATGTTTTCTTTTGCTCTTGGCTTAGGTGATAATAAATTAAGAATTGACTGCTTTAATTTTATTAAGCTTAAAGGTTTTGAAATTATCAATGTAAAGCACGAGTCTGCTTCTGTTTCAAATGATGTCTGTCTAGGAACTGGTAATTTCATCAGTAGAAATGCATCTATAAACTCCTTGGCAGTAATAAAGGATTGCTGTATCATAAATACAGGAGCTATAATTGAGCATGAATGCATAATTAATAAAGGAGCACATATAGGTCCTGGAGCTGTATTAGCGGGTAACGTGGAAGTTGGAGTTGGTTCTTTTGTTGGTGGGAACGCTTTCATAAAACAAGGAGTTAAAATTGGTAGAAATACTATAGTAGGCGCAGGCTCTGTTGTTTTGAAAGATGTGCCTGATAATGTAGTTGTATATGGAAATCCTGTAAAATAA
- a CDS encoding nucleotidyltransferase family protein: MDYKNLTINENKSILEALEKLNKIRDVSRLILFVTNENEQVVGSLTDGDIRRSLAKDKDLNKKIGEICYRDFVHKKNTNGFIELESIRKQKIVMLPLLNEDKSLNRVLDLDKIKSVIPVECVIMAGGRGKRLSPLTDTIPKPMLPLGDKPIIEYNIDRLISFGINKIYISVKYLGEQIQEYFGDGSSKGIKIEYIWEDTPLGTAGSLSLVDKFDSDQILLMNSDLFTNVNIEEMYLQLINENADMVIASTEYKIDVPYAVFESSDYEVSTFKEKPTYVYHSNAGVYLFHKNLISKIPKNSYYDITDLMDRLIKENKKILHNPIRGYWIDIGKPSDYENAKEFIKHLN, encoded by the coding sequence ATGGACTACAAAAACTTAACAATTAACGAAAATAAAAGCATCCTAGAAGCTTTAGAAAAACTAAACAAAATAAGAGACGTAAGTCGATTAATTCTTTTTGTAACAAATGAAAATGAACAAGTAGTAGGTTCATTAACTGATGGTGATATAAGAAGATCATTAGCAAAAGATAAAGATTTAAATAAAAAAATTGGAGAAATTTGTTATAGAGATTTTGTTCATAAGAAAAATACAAATGGGTTTATTGAATTAGAAAGCATAAGAAAACAAAAAATTGTTATGCTACCATTATTAAATGAAGATAAATCTCTAAATAGAGTACTGGATTTAGATAAAATAAAATCTGTAATACCTGTTGAATGCGTTATAATGGCAGGAGGAAGAGGAAAAAGATTAAGTCCGTTAACAGATACTATTCCTAAACCTATGTTGCCTCTGGGTGATAAACCAATAATAGAATATAATATAGATAGATTGATATCTTTTGGCATCAATAAAATCTATATTTCAGTTAAATATTTAGGAGAACAAATACAGGAATACTTCGGGGATGGGAGTTCAAAAGGTATTAAAATTGAATATATATGGGAAGATACTCCTCTAGGAACTGCAGGTTCATTATCTTTAGTTGATAAATTCGATTCAGATCAAATTCTTTTGATGAATAGTGATTTATTTACCAATGTAAATATTGAAGAAATGTATTTACAGCTTATTAATGAAAATGCTGACATGGTAATTGCATCTACTGAGTATAAAATTGATGTTCCTTATGCCGTTTTTGAAAGTTCAGATTATGAAGTAAGTACATTTAAAGAAAAGCCTACTTATGTTTATCACTCTAATGCAGGAGTTTATTTATTTCATAAAAACTTAATTTCAAAAATTCCTAAGAATTCATATTACGATATTACTGATTTAATGGATCGATTAATTAAAGAGAATAAAAAGATATTACATAATCCTATTAGAGGTTACTGGATAGATATTGGTAAACCCTCCGATTATGAGAATGCAAAAGAATTTATTAAACACTTAAACTAA
- a CDS encoding LegC family aminotransferase, whose protein sequence is MEKELINFIRNKFSTEEFIPLHAPTFIGNEKKYLENCIDSTFVSSVGEYVSLFEEKLSAITQTKKSVAVVNGTSALQVGLRLVGVRTGDEVITQALTFVATANAIAYNNAHPIFLDVDINTMGLSPDAVSIFLEEYGDLRNDGFCYNKKTGRRISACMPMHTFGFPVHLDELIFVCNKWRIPIVEDAAESLGSEYKGKPTGGFGEVSAISFNGNKIITCGGGGALVTNSVTLGEKAKFLTTTAKVPHLYEYVHNELGYNFRMPNLNAALACAQLENLNYFLENKRELAKNYQEFFQSKGIFFRAETENTKANYWLMCVELNDKKERDLFLKNTNSSGVMTRPIWQLMFRLPMYKDCYKDEQVNALFLEERIVNVPSSVR, encoded by the coding sequence ATGGAGAAAGAATTAATTAATTTTATTCGAAATAAATTTAGTACGGAAGAGTTTATACCTCTGCATGCACCAACATTTATAGGTAATGAAAAAAAGTATTTAGAAAACTGTATAGATTCTACTTTTGTTTCTAGCGTTGGGGAATACGTTAGTCTTTTTGAAGAAAAATTAAGTGCAATAACTCAAACGAAAAAATCGGTTGCTGTTGTTAATGGTACCTCTGCACTTCAAGTAGGTTTAAGATTAGTAGGTGTTAGAACAGGTGATGAGGTTATAACGCAAGCTTTAACATTTGTAGCTACAGCAAATGCAATTGCTTATAATAATGCACATCCCATTTTTTTAGATGTAGATATTAATACAATGGGTTTGTCACCTGATGCAGTTAGTATTTTCTTAGAAGAATATGGTGATTTAAGAAACGACGGGTTTTGTTATAATAAAAAAACAGGAAGAAGAATTTCTGCTTGTATGCCAATGCATACATTTGGTTTTCCTGTTCACTTAGATGAACTTATCTTTGTTTGTAATAAATGGAGAATTCCTATAGTTGAAGATGCTGCTGAGTCTTTAGGAAGTGAGTATAAAGGTAAACCAACAGGAGGTTTTGGCGAGGTTAGTGCAATTTCTTTTAATGGAAATAAAATTATTACTTGTGGTGGAGGTGGAGCTTTAGTTACAAATAGTGTAACCTTAGGTGAAAAAGCAAAGTTTTTAACAACAACGGCCAAAGTACCTCACCTTTATGAGTATGTCCATAATGAGTTAGGTTATAATTTTAGAATGCCAAATTTAAATGCAGCACTAGCTTGTGCTCAATTAGAAAATTTAAATTATTTTTTAGAGAATAAGAGAGAGTTAGCAAAAAACTATCAAGAATTTTTTCAAAGTAAAGGTATTTTCTTTAGAGCAGAAACAGAAAATACGAAAGCAAATTATTGGCTGATGTGTGTGGAATTAAACGATAAAAAAGAAAGAGATCTATTTCTTAAAAATACAAATAGTTCAGGTGTTATGACAAGGCCTATATGGCAATTAATGTTTAGATTACCAATGTATAAAGATTGTTATAAAGATGAACAAGTAAATGCTTTGTTTTTAGAAGAACGAATTGTTAATGTGCCAAGTAGTGTTAGATAA
- a CDS encoding glycosyltransferase, which yields MEHLDRPGQRKSNTVVLTTLFPLSVNFFDDFLNSLILQTDKDFDLLVVNDGVKNLIDFVERYKKINFIEIISESSIVKNRELGIKTAIELNYEYLIFGDSDDYFETNRVEVSKKFLEKYDIVVNDLTLFDDYGIYKESYYASRLNDLIEIDTNFIRDKNIFGLSNTAIQINTIKTLDFCENLIALDWYFFSTLLSENRTAIYTSQTQTFYRQHKHNTIGLGRTSLDSIKNSLEVKKIHYQCLSKRNRSFNNYLSEVVYLQENIENIDFKIDVNNKTNLLWWETPKYIINNKKKKI from the coding sequence ATGGAACACTTAGATCGACCAGGTCAAAGAAAATCAAATACAGTTGTATTAACAACACTATTTCCATTGTCTGTGAATTTTTTTGATGATTTTTTGAATTCTCTAATTTTACAAACAGATAAAGATTTTGACTTATTAGTTGTTAATGATGGTGTTAAGAATCTTATTGATTTTGTTGAAAGATATAAAAAAATTAATTTTATTGAAATAATTTCTGAATCTTCCATTGTAAAAAACAGAGAATTGGGTATTAAAACAGCTATAGAATTGAATTATGAATATTTAATATTTGGAGATAGTGATGATTATTTTGAAACAAATAGAGTTGAAGTATCAAAGAAGTTTCTAGAAAAATATGATATAGTTGTTAATGATTTAACTCTCTTTGATGACTATGGAATTTATAAAGAATCCTATTATGCTAGTAGACTTAATGATTTAATAGAAATTGATACAAATTTTATTAGAGATAAAAATATTTTTGGATTATCAAATACAGCTATTCAAATAAATACTATAAAAACATTGGATTTTTGCGAAAACCTTATTGCTTTAGATTGGTACTTTTTTTCAACACTTTTATCTGAAAATAGAACAGCTATATATACATCACAGACACAAACTTTTTATAGGCAACATAAGCACAATACTATTGGGTTAGGAAGAACCTCTTTAGATTCAATTAAGAATTCTTTAGAGGTGAAAAAAATACACTACCAATGCTTATCTAAAAGAAACAGAAGTTTTAACAATTATCTTTCTGAAGTAGTTTATCTGCAAGAAAATATTGAAAATATTGATTTTAAGATAGATGTTAATAATAAAACAAATTTATTATGGTGGGAAACACCTAAGTATATAATTAATAATAAAAAGAAAAAAATATGA
- a CDS encoding N-acetylneuraminate synthase family protein, with product MRVQLTNTKTVFNYSKPYIIAELGSNHNGDMELAKKLIVEAKEAGADCVKFQSWSKDSIFSRQKYDDNFFIADDYRDRNDFTLEEIVEEYSISEEELLDMKRFADEIGIDCSSTPFNEQEADFLVDKLKSPFIKVASMDLNNYPFLEYLAKKNKPMIISTGLSELYEIDKAVKTIEKTGNTNIVILHCIATYPPVDTDVNLNNIKTLITSYPQYPIGFSDHTLGTSIPLAAVALGACVIEKHFTLDKNMEGWDHKVSATKEEMAHIVENSKRIVEALGSFRITASESEEKKTEFRRSLVLTKNLKKGTVLTKDDIDFKRPGGGFSPEMKNFIIGRTLNRDLKFDHILKTEDIV from the coding sequence ATGAGAGTACAATTGACAAATACAAAAACTGTATTTAATTATTCAAAACCATATATTATCGCTGAACTTGGTTCCAATCATAATGGAGACATGGAGTTAGCAAAAAAACTAATAGTTGAAGCTAAGGAGGCTGGTGCAGATTGTGTTAAGTTTCAAAGTTGGTCTAAAGACTCTATTTTTTCTAGACAGAAATACGATGATAATTTTTTCATAGCTGATGATTATAGGGATAGAAACGATTTTACTCTAGAAGAAATTGTTGAAGAGTATTCCATTTCAGAGGAGGAGTTACTAGATATGAAAAGGTTTGCTGATGAGATTGGCATTGACTGTTCATCAACGCCCTTTAACGAGCAGGAAGCAGACTTTCTAGTCGATAAATTAAAGTCTCCTTTTATTAAGGTGGCATCGATGGATTTAAATAACTATCCTTTTCTGGAATATTTGGCTAAGAAAAATAAACCAATGATTATTTCTACAGGATTAAGCGAGTTGTATGAAATAGATAAAGCGGTAAAGACTATAGAAAAAACTGGAAATACTAATATTGTGATACTTCACTGTATAGCTACATATCCCCCAGTTGATACTGATGTTAATCTTAATAATATTAAAACTTTAATAACTAGTTATCCACAATATCCTATTGGTTTTTCCGATCATACATTAGGTACTTCCATCCCATTAGCAGCAGTAGCTCTAGGAGCTTGTGTAATTGAAAAACACTTTACATTAGATAAAAATATGGAAGGATGGGATCATAAGGTTTCAGCTACAAAGGAAGAAATGGCTCATATAGTAGAGAACTCAAAAAGAATTGTAGAAGCACTTGGTTCTTTTAGAATAACAGCTAGTGAATCTGAAGAAAAGAAAACTGAATTTAGAAGAAGTCTGGTGTTAACTAAAAACCTTAAAAAAGGAACTGTGTTAACAAAAGATGACATTGATTTCAAGAGACCTGGAGGTGGATTTAGTCCAGAAATGAAAAATTTTATAATTGGCAGAACCTTAAATAGAGATTTGAAATTTGATCATATTTTAAAAACCGAAGATATCGTTTAG
- a CDS encoding glycosyltransferase family 2 protein produces the protein MNKTTMVSVIIPSYNRGSTIKLAIQSVLDQTYKNIEVIVIDDGSTDNTEEIILELNSDKVSYYKNAKNIGACGSRNRGINLAKGDYIAFQDSDDEWLPEKLERQLEFLSEEDCDIVSCSMQRIEGKKNEIYPPYVPENNSNSFNQLLFENFTSTQTILGKKKVFENYNFDERMPRFQDWELMLRISLFFNLKHLNKVLVKSYLQVNSISLNAKSAIAGLKLIYNIHKEAIEKNKSIEARFNLKIAEYMLANGENPKKYYKKTYDLSKSSKILLFYLMSKLSLNKLLFYFKKQYFSFKNN, from the coding sequence ATGAATAAAACAACGATGGTCTCTGTAATTATACCTTCCTATAATAGAGGGAGTACAATAAAATTAGCAATCCAAAGTGTCTTAGATCAGACATACAAGAATATTGAAGTTATTGTAATCGATGATGGTTCCACAGATAATACTGAAGAAATAATATTAGAATTGAACAGTGATAAAGTTTCATATTATAAAAATGCTAAGAATATTGGAGCCTGTGGGTCAAGAAATAGAGGTATTAACTTAGCAAAAGGTGATTATATTGCCTTTCAAGATAGTGATGACGAGTGGCTTCCAGAAAAGTTAGAAAGGCAATTAGAATTTTTGTCAGAAGAAGATTGTGATATTGTTTCATGTTCTATGCAAAGAATTGAGGGAAAAAAAAATGAAATTTATCCACCCTATGTGCCTGAAAATAATTCAAATTCTTTCAATCAATTATTGTTTGAAAATTTTACTAGTACTCAAACGATTTTAGGTAAAAAAAAGGTTTTTGAAAATTATAATTTTGATGAAAGGATGCCTCGTTTTCAAGATTGGGAACTTATGTTGAGGATTTCTCTTTTTTTTAATCTTAAACATCTAAATAAAGTGTTGGTAAAATCTTATTTACAAGTTAATAGTATTTCTTTGAATGCAAAATCAGCAATTGCAGGGCTAAAGTTAATTTATAATATTCATAAGGAGGCTATAGAGAAAAATAAAAGTATTGAAGCAAGATTTAATTTAAAAATAGCAGAATATATGCTTGCTAATGGAGAAAATCCTAAAAAATATTATAAAAAAACATATGACCTAAGTAAGTCGTCTAAAATACTGTTGTTTTATTTAATGAGTAAATTATCTTTGAATAAACTTTTATTTTATTTTAAAAAACAATATTTTTCATTTAAAAATAATTAA
- a CDS encoding acylneuraminate cytidylyltransferase family protein, whose product MIAIIPARSGSKGLPGKNIKLLEGKPMIAYTIEAALKAKKVEKVIVSTNSDEIAQISLKHGAEVPFLRPEHLASDTALAIDNYIYTIDKLNDENNCSIENLIVLQPTSPLRTSVDIDLAIELFDKKEADSVVSYCKEAHPIKWHKHINGDGLIIPIFDEKLSNRQEELPTFYPNGAIFIFKYSFLKSRKYYSDKSYAYIMDRKNSIDIDFMEDFEYAEYLLKKDKN is encoded by the coding sequence ATGATTGCAATTATTCCAGCAAGATCAGGCTCTAAAGGTTTGCCAGGTAAAAATATAAAATTATTGGAAGGTAAACCTATGATTGCTTATACAATTGAAGCAGCATTAAAAGCTAAAAAAGTTGAGAAAGTAATTGTTTCTACTAACAGTGATGAAATAGCTCAAATATCTCTTAAACATGGAGCTGAAGTTCCGTTCTTAAGACCTGAGCATTTAGCAAGTGATACAGCTTTGGCTATTGATAATTATATTTATACAATTGATAAACTTAATGATGAAAATAATTGTTCTATTGAAAATTTAATTGTACTACAACCAACATCTCCCTTAAGAACATCAGTTGATATAGATTTGGCAATAGAGCTTTTTGATAAAAAAGAAGCAGATTCAGTAGTAAGTTACTGTAAAGAAGCGCACCCGATAAAATGGCATAAGCACATAAATGGTGATGGTTTAATTATTCCAATTTTTGATGAAAAATTATCAAATAGGCAAGAAGAGCTGCCTACGTTTTATCCAAATGGAGCCATTTTTATTTTTAAATATTCTTTTTTAAAATCAAGAAAATATTATTCAGATAAATCATATGCTTATATTATGGATAGAAAAAACTCTATCGATATAGATTTTATGGAAGACTTCGAATATGCTGAATATTTATTAAAAAAAGATAAGAATTAG